In Limanda limanda chromosome 23, fLimLim1.1, whole genome shotgun sequence, a genomic segment contains:
- the alkal2b gene encoding ALK and LTK ligand 2b encodes MLPPRPQVLSALLVLLLAAGRCTAAALLRGSSTRGEGRVEGRGVVELVGRPPRTRTETGTEATLGLGGKERVNRLQHGIENHPRDPKHKEKFIKHLTGPLYFNPKCKKHFNRLYHNTRDCTVPLFYRRCARLLTQLANSPRCTER; translated from the exons ATGTTGCCCCCCCGGCCCCAGGTCCTGTCGGCGCTCCTCGTCCTGCTGCTCGCCGCCGGACGCTGCACCGCGgctgccttgctcaggggctcCAGCACCAGGGGGGAGGGGCGTGTGGAGGGCCGCGGCGTGGTGGAGCTGGTGGGCCGGCCCCCGAGG ACCAGGACCGAGACCGGGACAGAGGCGACGCTGGGACTCGGcgggaaagagagagtgaacaGGTTACAACATGGAATAG aaaaTCATCCTCGAGATCCGAAGCACAAGGAGAAGTTCATCAAACACCTGACAG gtcctCTGTACTTCAACCCAAAGTGCAAGAAACATTTCAACAGACTGTACCACAACACCAGGGACTGCACCGTACCACTct TTTATAGAAGATGTGCTCGTCTGCTGACTCAACTGGCCAACAGCCCCCGCTGCACCGAGAGGTAG